From Cygnus olor isolate bCygOlo1 chromosome 17, bCygOlo1.pri.v2, whole genome shotgun sequence:
atatggtttggtggaggacttgttagtgttaggtcagaggttggactaggtgatcttcgagttctcttccaacctagatgattatgtgattctgtggtaCCTAGAGCTGAATGTCTCTCAGACAGAATCccaaacatttccagaagctTCCCTGCGGGAGGCGATggtagctagcaggcatgcTGCAGCTACCTCCAAAGTAGGGCCAAAATTGTGAGAGACCTAAGCTTATCTGTCCCACCCTGGGATGACAATGAGCATAATCTGTGCAAAAAGTAGAGTATTATAGTCTTCTATGTTTAGCATGTACTTCCTTAATGTCATTATCTTATTAAGAGTTAActttaatgttcattttataaagaatgaagaaaaaggtttcACTTTGGGCACCGCAGACTTCAAGATTCTGTTCTGATGCCCAAAGAGGATTTGGCACACCGTGGGTATGCTGCTTTTGTTCAGAACTAAGGCATGTAGGCCAAACTTTTCCAGTGTGCTCCAGGCAGCTGGCAGGACACCGTGGGGCAGGACAGCCCAGCCGTGAGCTCGAGAGAGCTGGGCCATGGACGTCATGGATGTGGAGCTTCTCAGGGGCACAGGTATGGTGGAACCAAAAGACAGTGTTCATCTCCAGGGGAAAGAGTGAGAAGTCCGCCCTGTGGCACTTGGGGACTCATGGACTGGCACATGCACCACCTCGCTCAGGACCAAGCATGGGGACCCAGCTCGTTGGGAAGCCAAGGACAGGGACCGTGAGCACATGGCAACCCTGTGCTGTCAGGGGCAGTGCATATTGTGACCCACAGTGGTGCTAGGCAACCGCCATGTCCCAGTGCAGGGCTGACAGGCACAGCCTCAGTCACCCTCAAGCCAGAGCTggctccagcccagccctgtgGCTCCCAACAGGGTCCTGGGGCACCAGTGCAGGTGGGTTCGagctggatggtctttaaggacccttccaaccccagccattGTAGGATTCTATGAGGGAGGCAGTGCACAGGGAAAATGGGGTGGGGTGCTGATGtctgaaaaaagcaaagaaacaacaaaactaagaGGAGGATTCAAAGTAACAAAAGTGGTAGGATTGAAGGAAagaccaaagaaagaaaaggtcataatgaaaagaaagaaccaaacaaaacaaaatcaaacaaaaactgtcTATTCCATTGTTGCAGGGTTGGGAACGTACACCGATGGACACAAAGGAACTAGAGCAACAGCCTTGGAGGAGTTTGAGGCAGCAACCCGAGGGTTCAGCTCTGTTCAGAGAATGCCAAAAGGAAGGGCTCAATGAAATGCTTGGAAAGAGCCTTAAGGGGCAAACAGAACCAGACGTCAACAACTGGAGAAAAACCTGGGGAAGCTCCGTGCAATTTGAGCTAATCCGTGAGAGCTACAGGACATGCAGACACAGGCAggtaaaaaaaaagcagacgggtatgctgcttttccagaacttgtgcaggtgacagagagTTTTTCCTAAGTACAATGTGGTGGAGGCAAAGGTAGCTACCGGGCATGTAGCAACCTCCAAATtagccaaaattctctgttacctagCCTAGAGGGATCCAAGTTTAGGATCCACAAcgaaaaaatctctcttggaggaagccaaatctttttttctagaagcatgccgaggtgagaaggcaagggtagctaccaggcatacaCTTCCGTCTAAACTTGTCCAaagttgtggtgtccctgccctgaagggctttgcagctggtccccagagctaaatGTGTCTCAGGCAGAATCCCAAACGTTTgcagaagcttccctggaggaggcaatggtagctagcaggcatgcagctccctccaaagTAGAGCCAAAATTGTGAGGGACTTAAGGCGGAGGGGTCTTCAGGTGGTGTTGACAAGCAGTTCTGTATTTGGAGCTAgcccaaaagtttttcaaatcatgatcagcgaagggaagtgaaggtacCCAGGCAGGtacctccctccaaaattggccAAAGTTGTCAGGTACCTACCCTGAAGCGATCTGAGGAGATGCTCAGAAACGAAATCTGTATGTGGAGGTAGCCACAAAGTTTTGGCAAACAAGACGAGCCAGAGGCAAGAGAAGTCTCTTGGCATGCACCTCCCTCCAAAGCTGGCCAATGTTCTCGGGTCCATAGCCTGAAGGGGTCTGTGGACTGAATCCACAAGTGACTCTCTCTAAATGAGGCCCAAAACTTTCTCCaagtatgcctgggaggaggaacggGTAGCTACTGGGCATGCACATACTTCCCAATTTGGCCAAAGTTCAGGTAGATACCCCATACgggtatgctgcttttccagaacttgtgcaggtgacagagaatttttcctaagtacAATGTGGTGGAGGCAAAGGTAGCTACCGGGCATGTAGCAACCTCCAAATtagccaaaattctctgttacctagCCTAGAGGGATGCGAGTTTAggatccacaaagaaaaaatctctcttggaggaagccaaatcttttttctagaagcatgccgaggtgagaaggcaagggtagctaccaggcatacaCTTCCGTCTAAACTTGGCCAaagttgtggtgtccctgccctgaagggctttgcagctggtccccagagctaaatCTGTCTCAGGCAAAATCCCCAACGTTTGCAGAAActtccctggaggaggcaatggtagctagcaggcatgcagctccctccaaagTAGAGCCAAAATTGTGAGGGACCTAACGCGGAGGGGTCTTCAGGTGGTATTGAGAAGCTGTTGTGTATTGGGAGCTGGGtcaaaagtttttcaaatcatgatcagcgaagggaagtgaaggtacCCAGGCAGgaacctccctccaaaattggccAAAGTTCTTGGGTACCAAGCCTGAAGCGATCTGAGCAGAGAATCCCAAACGAAATCTGTATGTGGAGGTAGCCACAAAGTTTTGGCAAACAAGATCAGCCAGCTGTGTGGCATCCAGGGCAGTATTCATAGCACAGGCAGTTTGTCTGTGGTCTTGGACAGTAGCTACATGTGTCTTTATGGTGTCTGGGAGGCCACAGATAAGTGGGAGTTAACCTTGCCAGTTGAATCAGGGCTGGCTTTGGGGATCTCCGTAAGAGATCCTTCTCCTGCATCGCTTGTATGCAGGCTGGTTTTTGAACAGATGCATCCAAATCGGAGAACCCTGAGGTCTTCATGACAAGGGATTCTCCTCTTTCTTGTGGGTCTATTCCACTGACCCGATAGGCAGCTAAAATGAATCTGTGCCACTAACCCAAAAGGCAGTTAACACATTTCTAAACGTATAAATGCTATCGCAGGTATTCCTCACCAAAGTGAAGGTGAAGGTGCAGAGCTTACcaaggaggtgtccctgtcttGGTGGAGAAGGAGCACAGAACATCGACTGCCTCTTCTAggttttcaattatttcttctcccctccccccccctccccagctctcccttttttcctcactctaaGGTTTTCCTATCATGAATTTTTTCACCACTACCTGCTAACACTTTTATATCCTAAGCTTATCTGTCCgtggctgcgcggggcttggactggcgtacgcttcgctgggttagaaactggctggatagccgggcccagagagttgtggtgaatggagtcaaatctggttggaggctggtcacaagtggtgtcccccagggctcggtactggggctggtcctctttaatatctttatcgatgatctggatgagggcgtccagtgcaccctcagtaagtttgcagatgacaccaagctaagtgcgtgtgtcgatctgctcgagggcaggaaggctctgcaggaggatctggataggctggagcgatgggctgaggtcaactgcatgaagttcaacaaggccaagtgccgggtcctgcacctggggcgcaacaaccccaagcagcgctacaggctgggagatgagtggttggaaagctgcctggccgagaaggacctgggagtattggttgatagccggctgaatatgagccagcagtgtgctcaggtggccaagaaggccaacagcatcctggcctgtataagaagcagtgtggccagcaggtctagggaagtgattgtccccctgtactcggctctggtgaggccgcaccttgagtactgtgttcagttttgggcccctcgctacaggaaggacatggacgtgctcgagcgagtccagagaagggcgaccaagctggtgaggggtctggagaacaagtcttacgaggagcggctgagggagctgggtttgttcagcctggagaagaggaggctcaggggcgaccttatcgctctctacagttaccttaaaggaggctgtagtgaggtgggggttggtctgttctcccacgtgcctggtgacaggacgagggggaatgggcgaaagttgcgacaggggagttttaggttggatgttaggaagtacttctttaccgaaagggttattaagtattggaacgggctgcccagggaggtggtggagtgaccatccctggaggtctttaaaagacgtttagatgtagagcttagcgatatggtttagtggagtgcttagtgttaggtcggaggttggactcgatgatcttgaggtctcttccaacctagaaatctgtgtctgtgtgtctgtgcctGTGTCTGTCCCACCCTGGGATGACAATGAGCATAATTTGGGCAAAAAGTTGAGTATTATAGTCTTCTATGTTTAGCATGTACTTCCTTAATGTCATTATCTTATTAAGAGTTAActttaatgttcattttataaagaatgaagaaaaaggtttcACTTTGGGCACCGCAGACTTCAAGATTCTGTTCTGATGCCCAAAGAGGGTTTGGCACACCGTGGGTATGCTGCTTTTGTTCAGAACTAAGGCATGTAGGCCAAACTTTTCCAGTGTGCTCCAGGCAGCTGGCAGGACACCGTGGGGCAGGACAGCCCAGCCGTGAGCTCGAGAGAGCTGGGCCATGGACGTCATGGATGTGGAGCTTCTCAAGGGCACAGGTATGGTGGAACCAAAAGACAGTGTTCATCTCCAGGGGAAAGAGTGAGAAGTCCGCCCTGTGGCACTTGGGGACTCATGGACTCGCACATGTACCACCTCGCTCAGGACCAAGCATGGGGACCCAGCTCGTTGGGAAGCCAAGGACAGGGACCGTGAGCACATGGCAACCCTGTGCTGTCAGGGGCAGTGCATATTGTGACCCACAGTGGTGCTAGGCAACCGCCATGTCCCACTGCAGGGCTGACAGGCACAGCCTCAGTCCCCCTCAAGCCAGAgctggccccagcccagccctgtggCTCCCAACAGGGTCCTGGGGCACCAGTGCAGGTGGGTTCGagctggatggtctttaaggtcccttccaaccccagccattGTAGGATTCTATGAGGGAGGCAGTGCACAGGGAAAATGGGGTGGGGTGCTGATGtctgaaaaaagcaaagaaacaacaaaactaagaGGAGGATTCAAAGTAACAAAAGTGGTAGGATTGAAGGAAagaccaaagaaagaaaaggtcataatgaaaagaaacaaccaaacaaaacaaaatcaaacaaaaactgtcTATTCCATTGTTGCAGGGTTGGGAACGTACACCGATGGACACAAAGGAACTAGAGCAACAGCCTTGGAGGAGTTTGAGGCAGCAACCCGAGGGTTCAGCTCTGTTCAGAGAATGCCAAAAGGAAGGGCTCAATGAAATGCTTGGAAAGAGCCTTAAGGGGCAAACAGAACCAGACGTCAACAACTGGAGAAAAACCTGGGGAAGCTCCGTGCAATTTGAGCTAATCCGTGAGAGCTACAGGACATGCAGACACAGGCAGGTAACAAAAAAGCAGACgggtatgctgcttttatccAGAACTTGTGCAGGTAACAGAGAAAATGGCATAAGTACAATGCGGTGGAGGCAAAGGTAGCTACCGGGCATGTAGCAACCTCCAAATtagccaaaattctctgttacctagCCTAGAGGGATCCAAGTTTAGGATCCACAAcgaaaaaatctctcttggaggaagccaaatctttttttctagaagcatgccaaggtgagaaggcaagggtagctaccaggcatacaCTTCCGTCTAAACTTGTCCAaagttgtggtgtccctgccctgaagggctttgcagccGGTCCCCAGAGCTAAATGTGTCTCAGGCAGAATCCCCAACGTTTgcagaagcttccctggaggaggcaatggtagctagcaggcatgcagctccctccaaagTAGAGCCAAAATTGTGAGGGACTTAACGCGGAGGGGTCTTCAGGTGGTGTTGACAAGCAGTTCTGTATTTGGAGCTAGCCcaaaagattttcaaatcatgatcagcgaagggaagtgaaggtacCCAGGCAGGtacctccctccaaaattgtCCAAAGTTGTCAGGTACCTACCCTGAAGCGATCTGAGGAGATGCTCACAAACGAAATCTGTATGCGGAAGTAGCCACAAAGTTTTGGCAAACAAGATGAACCAGAGGCAAGAGAAGCCTCTTGGCATGCACCTCCCTCCAAAGCTGGCCAAAGTTCTCAGGTCCGTAGCCTGAACGGGTCTGTGGACTGACTCCACAAGTGACTCTCTCTGGATGAGGCCCAAAAATCTCTCCaagtatgcctgggaggaggaacggGTAGCTACTAGGCATGCACATACTTCCCAATTTGGCCAAAGTTCAGGTAGATACCCCATACgggtatgctgcttttatccAGATCTTCAGCaggtaacagagaatttttcctaagtacAATGTGCTGGAGGCAAAGGTAGCTACCGGGCATGTAGCAACCTCCAAATtagccaaaattctctgttacctagCCTAGAGGGATCCAAGTTTAGGATCCACAAcgaaaaaatctctcttggaggaagccaaatcttttttctagaagcatgccgaggtgagaaggcaagggtagctaccaggcatacaCTTCCGTCTAAACTTGTCCAaagttgtggtgtccctgccctgaagggctttgcagctggtccccagagctaaatCTGTCTCAGGCAGAATCCCCAACATTAgcagaagcttccctggaggaggcaatggtagctagcaggcatgcagctccctccaaagTAGAGCCAAAATTGTGAGGGACTTAAGGCGGAGGGGTCTTCAGGTGGTATTGACAAGCGGTTCTGTATTTGGAGCTAgcccaaaagtttttcaaatcatgatcagcgaagggaagtgaaggtacCCAGGCAGgaacctccctccaaaattggccAAAGTTCTTGGGTACCAAGCCTGAAGGGGTCTGCGGACCGAATGCACAAGTCCCTCTCTCTCCGGAAGAGGCCCCAAAATTTCACCaagtatgcctgggaggaggaacggGTAGCTACTGGGCATGCACGTACTTCCCAATTTGGCCAAAGTTCAGGTAGATACCCCATACgggtatgctgcttttatccagaacttgtgcaggtgacagagaatttttcctaagtacAATGTGGTGGAGGCAAAGGTAGCTACCGGGCATGTAGCAACCTCCAAATtagccaaaattctctgttacctagCCTAGAGGGATCCAAGTTTAGGATCCACAAcgaaaaaatctctcttggaggaagccaaatcttttttctagaagcatgccgaggtgagaaggcaagggtagctaccaggcatacaCTTCCGTCTAAACTTGTCCAaagttgtggtgtccctgccctgaagggctttgcagctggtccccagagctaaatCTGTCTCAGGCAGAATCCCCAACATTTgcagaagcttccctggaggaggcaatggtagctagcaggcatgcagctccctccaaagTAGAGCCAAAATTGTGAGGGACTTAACGCGGAGGGGTCTTCTGGTGGTATTGACAAGCAGTTCTGTATTTGGAGCTAgcccaaaagtttttcaaatcatgatcagcgaagggaagtgaaggtacCCAGGCAGgaacctccctccaaaattggccCAAGTTCTGAGGTACCTAGCCTGAAGCGATCTGAGGACAGCATCCCAAACTAAATCAGTATGTGGAGGTAGCCACAAAGTTCTGGCAAACAAGATGAGCCAGCTGTGTGGCATCCAGGGCAGTATTCATAGCACAGGCAGTTTGTCTGTGGTCTTGGACAGTAGCTACATGTGTCTTTATGGTGTCTGGGAGGCCACAGATAAGTGGGAGTTAACCTTGCCAGTTGAATCAGGGCTGGCTTTGGGGATCTCCGTAAGAGATCCTTCTCCTGCATCGCTTGTATGCAGGCTGGTTTTTGAACAGATGCATCCAAATCGGAGAACCCTGAGGTCTTCATGACAAGGGATTCTCCTCTTTCTTGTGGGTCTATTCCACTGACCCGATAGGCAGCTAAAATGAATCTATGCCACTAACCCAAAAGGCAGTTAACACATTTCTAAACGTATATATGCTATTGCAGGTATTCCTCACCAAAGTGAAGGTGAAGGTGCAGAGCTTACcaaggaggtgtccctgtcttGGTGGAGAAGGAGCACAGAACATCGACTGCCTCTTCTAggttttcaattatt
This genomic window contains:
- the LOC121079571 gene encoding uncharacterized protein LOC121079571 isoform X8 codes for the protein MKKKVSLWAPQTSRFCSDAQRGFGTPWVCCFCSELRHVGQTFPVCSRQLAGHRGAGQPSRELERAGPWTSWMWSFSGAQGWERTPMDTKELEQQPWRSLRQQPEGSALFRECQKEGLNEMLGKSLKGQTEPDVNNWRKTWGSSVQFELIRESYRTCRHRQGWERTPMDTKELEQQPWRSLRQQPEGSALFRECQKEGLNEMLGKSLKGQTEPDVNNWRKTWGSSVQFELIRESYRTCRHRQGWERTPMDTKELEQQPWRSLRQQPEGSALFRECQKEGLNEMLGKSLKGQTEPDVNNWRKTWGSSVQFELIRESYRTCRHRVGNVHRWTQRN
- the LOC121079571 gene encoding uncharacterized protein LOC121079571 isoform X7, which translates into the protein MWSFSGAQGWERTPMDTKELEQQPWRSLRQQPEGSALFRECQKEGLNEMLGKSLKGQTEPDVNNWRKTWGSSVQFELIRESYRTCRHRQGWERTPMDTKELEQQPWRSLRQQPEGSALFRECQKEGLNEMLGKSLKGQTEPDVNNWRKTWGSSVQFELIRESYRTCRHRQGWERTPMDTKELEQQPWRSLRQQPEGSALFRECQKEGLNEMLGKSLKGQTEPDVNNWRKTWGSSVQFELIRESYRTCRHRQVFLTKVKVKVQSLPRRCPCLGGEGAQNIDCLLVGNVHRWTQRN
- the LOC121079571 gene encoding uncharacterized protein LOC121079571 isoform X9, which codes for MKKKVSLWAPQTSRFCSDAQRGFGTPWVCCFCSELRHVGQTFPVCSRQLAGHRGAGQPSRELERAGPWTSWMWSFSGAQGWERTPMDTKELEQQPWRSLRQQPEGSALFRECQKEGLNEMLGKSLKGQTEPDVNNWRKTWGSSVQFELIRESYRTCRHRQGWERTPMDTKELEQQPWRSLRQQPEGSALFRECQKEGLNEMLGKSLKGQTEPDVNNWRKTWGSSVQFELIRESYRTCRHRQGWERTPMDTKELEQQPWRSLRQQPEGSALFRECQKEGLNEMLGKSLKGQTEPDVNNWRKTWGSSVQFELIRESYRTCRHRYSSPK
- the LOC121079571 gene encoding uncharacterized protein LOC121079571 isoform X6; the protein is MKKKVSLWAPQTSRFCSDAQRGFGTPWVCCFCSELRHVGQTFPVCSRQLAGHRGAGQPSRELERAGPWTSWMWSFSGAQGWERTPMDTKELEQQPWRSLRQQPEGSALFRECQKEGLNEMLGKSLKGQTEPDVNNWRKTWGSSVQFELIRESYRTCRHRQGWERTPMDTKELEQQPWRSLRQQPEGSALFRECQKEGLNEMLGKSLKGQTEPDVNNWRKTWGSSVQFELIRESYRTCRHRQGWERTPMDTKELEQQPWRSLRQQPEGSALFRECQKEGLNEMLGKSLKGQTEPDVNNWRKTWGSSVQFELIRESYRTCRHRQGWERTPMDTKELEQQPWRSLRQQPEGSALFRECQKEGLNEMLGKSLKGQTEPDVNNWRKTWGSSVQFELIRESYRTCRHRYSSPK
- the LOC121079571 gene encoding uncharacterized protein LOC121079571 isoform X5, encoding MKKKVSLWAPQTSRFCSDAQRGFGTPWVCCFCSELRHVGQTFPVCSRQLAGHRGAGQPSRELERAGPWTSWMWSFSGAQGWERTPMDTKELEQQPWRSLRQQPEGSALFRECQKEGLNEMLGKSLKGQTEPDVNNWRKTWGSSVQFELIRESYRTCRHRQGWERTPMDTKELEQQPWRSLRQQPEGSALFRECQKEGLNEMLGKSLKGQTEPDVNNWRKTWGSSVQFELIRESYRTCRHRQGWERTPMDTKELEQQPWRSLRQQPEGSALFRECQKEGLNEMLGKSLKGQTEPDVNNWRKTWGSSVQFELIRESYRTCRHRQGWERTPMDTKELEQQPWRSLRQQPEGSALFRECQKEGLNEMLGKSLKGQTEPDVNNWRKTWGSSVQFELIRESYRTCRHRVGNVHRWTQRN